In Gadus chalcogrammus isolate NIFS_2021 chromosome 13, NIFS_Gcha_1.0, whole genome shotgun sequence, the genomic stretch cacaaagtccacctcggtggacgtgctgctgaccaacctcatcaggggcgacctgCTTCCCTTCGCTCGCatttggataaccacacgccctgcagcagccaatcagatccctgctgagtgtgttgacatggtgacagaggtgagggggttcaccgaccaacagaaggaggagtacttcaggcagagattcagagaggagaagctggccagcacaatcatctcccacgtcaagaaatcacgaagcctccacatcatgtgtcacatcccagtcttctgttggatcactgcttcagttctggaggacatcttcaAAAAATCCCAGATcgaagagatgcccaagaccgtgactcagatgtacagccacttcctgagggtcctgtccatacagggggacaggaagtaccatgGGAGGGCTGAAACAGATCCAGACTGGAGCTCAGAGAGCAGGGatatcattgtttctctgggaaaacttgcttttaaccagctggagagtggcaacctgatcttctacgaggcagatatggcagagtgtgacatcgatatcagagcagcctcagtgtactcaggagtgttcacccagatctttaaagaggagtgtgggctgtaccaggacaaggtgttctgctttgtccatctgagcatccaggagtttctggctgccctttatgtcttctgGTCCTTTATCAATACTGGGGTCAATCTGCTCTCAACCTCCAGGaaagataaactcctcctctaccagagtgctgtggacaaggccttacagagtgagaacggacacctggacttgttcctccgcttcctcctgggcctctctctggagaccaatcagattgtcctacgaggtctgctgggacagaaAAAAAGATCACTGATCACTCAGATTAAAACAGGTCTGCTGCGAATGACAGGAAGTAGGTCACAGACCAATGAGGgaacagtgtcttacatcaaggagaagatagaAGGAGATCaatctccagagagaagcatcaatctgttccactgtctgaatgagctgaacgactgTTCTCTAGTGAAGGAGATCCAGGagtacctgacatcaggaagtctctccgGAAAACCTCTCAcgcctgctcagtggtcagctctggtcttcatcttactgacatcagaagaggagctggacgtgtttgacctgaagaaatactctgcttcagaagatggtcttctgaggctgctgccagtggtcaaagcctccaaaacatctctgtaggttcactaataacatgtattacaatacacactACAAAATATAATTAGTACtggaatataaggttaaaattaCATGAAAAAGATCTTTGTAGGTTCATAACAACATGTATTACTATTCTACGCATAACAGAATAAACATactagttataataacatacaaaacatctctgtaggtgtcCTATTAACGTGTAATGTATTACAGTACACATAAGAGAATATTCACAACAATAGAATATAGGAGgagtattcatttaaaaaaacattttcaatctcAACTAAACAACTCTTTAACATTTCTACATCTAATTATTTAGTATGTTTGTTAAACTAATAACATTCCTTCATTATTGAATAACTTAAAGATGTATGTTACTTTGATCACTGTTCCTAACCGGttctctttattctgtgtgAAGGCTGCAGGGCtgtgatctgtcagagagatcctgtgaagctctggcctcagttctcagctccaaatCCTCTAGTCTgaaagagctggacctgagtaccaataatctgcaggattcaggagtgaagctgctctctgctggactggggagtccacactgtacactggaaaccctcaggtcagttttacccaatggtcaaacagtaacACAACAAGGTTCAATATCAGAAGACATTTAACAGATTTACAACCATAAAAGTGTGCACGTAAAGTGAAGCAGCACGCAACTGACACCCCAAGCACACAAATGCTGTCTTATTTCTCGTGCTCGCAAAGTGTTTTCCTATTCGCTATGATATTACTTTCctcaaaacacaatatacataatattaaaattaaacttCTAATCATATACAAAACATCGCTTTAGATGAACTAATGACATATATTACAATACAATGCATTGTATACATAATACTACAAACAAAAAGTAAGATTAATATACTAAACGATTTTGAAACACTGCAAaacaaatgtaaatggactgcatttatacagcgcttttctaaccattggccacccaaagcgctttacaatattgtcacacattcaccattcacgcacacattcacacaccggcgGAGTCAActatgcaaggcgacagccagctcgtcggtaGCAGTTatggttaggtgccttgctcaagcacacctcaacactcaactaggaggagctggggattgaaccagcaacctgcagattaccagccaacccgctctacctctgGAGCTACTGCCGCCCGTTCACAACAACTTTGATATACAGTAGTTATACATTTTAGACCCAATATTGAATAAGCACAATTTCTTCATTATGTAATAAGTTGTAGATGTAAGTCATTTTAATCACAGTCCCTAACCTGTtctctttattttgtgtgaaggctgcagggctgtgatctgtcagagagatgctgtgaagctctggcctcagttcttaggtccaactcctctagtctgagagagctggacctgagtaccaatgatctgcaggattcaggagtgaagctgctctctgctggactggggagttccacactgtacactggaaactctcaggtcagttttactcaatggtcaaacagtaacaccacaagttccacatcagaggacggTTATATAACTCAgcttatacaacggggggcctaaatccagcgatctgattggttcctaactgttgtataatgagcgtatacataactgctatgacgcccaatcattttgtaaaagtttgcatatcactccgcgcctggaagtagaaacagttacaaagtaaaaaatatattgaacgatggagagggtgtaaatgttgttactccgggagtgagcaaggcgagggagag encodes the following:
- the LOC130401806 gene encoding NACHT, LRR and PYD domains-containing protein 12-like isoform X2, whose protein sequence is MDELCLCPGLQSTMDEEREEEGPTSKTTLSGEHGRRSKAKSSEQQQRADSPGPSCVSMKSDWSMLLPPVFKDGRPSKEESPEQQQRADSPGPSCVSMKSDCSMGQPDNFKDGRPSREERRRQQRADSPGPSCVSMKSDRSMDHPPVFKDGRPSREERPHQKSSNVTRSVQKNQTELIKRAEENAHAFLDKELKKLWRVVFSDYPQCSEGQRVEEEEVDGKKEEQRRRAIEGVVDITKLCLMEMNQKGLADKLLSGSDAVDCQHKIKSNLKKKFKCVFEGMAKAGKRTDLNDFYTEIFITERGSGEVNKEHEVRLIETASRKPAKEETPIRCEDIFKPLPGQDQPIRTMMTTGVAGIGKTVLTHKFTLDWAEGKTNQDIHFTFLLTFRELNLLKGKEFSLVELLHHLFIETKEAGICRFHRFQVVFILDGLDECRLPLDFQRNPIWTDVTKSTSVDVLLTNLIRGDLLPFARIWITTRPAAANQIPAECVDMVTEVRGFTDQQKEEYFRQRFREEKLASTIISHVKKSRSLHIMCHIPVFCWITASVLEDIFKKSQIEEMPKTVTQMYSHFLRVLSIQGDRKYHGRAETDPDWSSESRDIIVSLGKLAFNQLESGNLIFYEADMAECDIDIRAASVYSGVFTQIFKEECGLYQDKVFCFVHLSIQEFLAALYVFWSFINTGVNLLSTSRKDKLLLYQSAVDKALQSENGHLDLFLRFLLGLSLETNQIVLRGLLGQKKRSLITQIKTGLLRMTGSRSQTNEGTVSYIKEKIEGDQSPERSINLFHCLNELNDCSLVKEIQEYLTSGSLSGKPLTPAQWSALVFILLTSEEELDVFDLKKYSASEDGLLRLLPVVKASKTSLLQGCDLSERSCEALASVLSSKSSSLKELDLSTNNLQDSGVKLLSAGLGSPHCTLETLRLQGCDLSERCCEALASVLRSNSSSLRELDLSTNDLQDSGVKLLSAGLGSSTLYTGNSQVSFTQWSNSNTTSSTSEDGYITQLIQRGA
- the LOC130401806 gene encoding NACHT, LRR and PYD domains-containing protein 12-like isoform X1, whose translation is MSQTVWCGSLHNSRKTTKVSSLLWMRRERRRVLPLRPLYLGNMAAGAKLREQQQRADSPGPSCVSMKSDWSMLLPPVFKDGRPSKEESPEQQQRADSPGPSCVSMKSDCSMGQPDNFKDGRPSREERRRQQRADSPGPSCVSMKSDRSMDHPPVFKDGRPSREERPHQKSSNVTRSVQKNQTELIKRAEENAHAFLDKELKKLWRVVFSDYPQCSEGQRVEEEEVDGKKEEQRRRAIEGVVDITKLCLMEMNQKGLADKLLSGSDAVDCQHKIKSNLKKKFKCVFEGMAKAGKRTDLNDFYTEIFITERGSGEVNKEHEVRLIETASRKPAKEETPIRCEDIFKPLPGQDQPIRTMMTTGVAGIGKTVLTHKFTLDWAEGKTNQDIHFTFLLTFRELNLLKGKEFSLVELLHHLFIETKEAGICRFHRFQVVFILDGLDECRLPLDFQRNPIWTDVTKSTSVDVLLTNLIRGDLLPFARIWITTRPAAANQIPAECVDMVTEVRGFTDQQKEEYFRQRFREEKLASTIISHVKKSRSLHIMCHIPVFCWITASVLEDIFKKSQIEEMPKTVTQMYSHFLRVLSIQGDRKYHGRAETDPDWSSESRDIIVSLGKLAFNQLESGNLIFYEADMAECDIDIRAASVYSGVFTQIFKEECGLYQDKVFCFVHLSIQEFLAALYVFWSFINTGVNLLSTSRKDKLLLYQSAVDKALQSENGHLDLFLRFLLGLSLETNQIVLRGLLGQKKRSLITQIKTGLLRMTGSRSQTNEGTVSYIKEKIEGDQSPERSINLFHCLNELNDCSLVKEIQEYLTSGSLSGKPLTPAQWSALVFILLTSEEELDVFDLKKYSASEDGLLRLLPVVKASKTSLLQGCDLSERSCEALASVLSSKSSSLKELDLSTNNLQDSGVKLLSAGLGSPHCTLETLRLQGCDLSERCCEALASVLRSNSSSLRELDLSTNDLQDSGVKLLSAGLGSSTLYTGNSQVSFTQWSNSNTTSSTSEDGYITQLIQRGA
- the LOC130401806 gene encoding NACHT, LRR and PYD domains-containing protein 12-like isoform X3, with translation MDEEREEEGPTSKTTLSGEHGRRSKAKSSEQQQRADSPGPSCVSMKSDWSMLLPPVFKDGRPSKEESPEQQQRADSPGPSCVSMKSDCSMGQPDNFKDGRPSREERRRQQRADSPGPSCVSMKSDRSMDHPPVFKDGRPSREERPHQKSSNVTRSVQKNQTELIKRAEENAHAFLDKELKKLWRVVFSDYPQCSEGQRVEEEEVDGKKEEQRRRAIEGVVDITKLCLMEMNQKGLADKLLSGSDAVDCQHKIKSNLKKKFKCVFEGMAKAGKRTDLNDFYTEIFITERGSGEVNKEHEVRLIETASRKPAKEETPIRCEDIFKPLPGQDQPIRTMMTTGVAGIGKTVLTHKFTLDWAEGKTNQDIHFTFLLTFRELNLLKGKEFSLVELLHHLFIETKEAGICRFHRFQVVFILDGLDECRLPLDFQRNPIWTDVTKSTSVDVLLTNLIRGDLLPFARIWITTRPAAANQIPAECVDMVTEVRGFTDQQKEEYFRQRFREEKLASTIISHVKKSRSLHIMCHIPVFCWITASVLEDIFKKSQIEEMPKTVTQMYSHFLRVLSIQGDRKYHGRAETDPDWSSESRDIIVSLGKLAFNQLESGNLIFYEADMAECDIDIRAASVYSGVFTQIFKEECGLYQDKVFCFVHLSIQEFLAALYVFWSFINTGVNLLSTSRKDKLLLYQSAVDKALQSENGHLDLFLRFLLGLSLETNQIVLRGLLGQKKRSLITQIKTGLLRMTGSRSQTNEGTVSYIKEKIEGDQSPERSINLFHCLNELNDCSLVKEIQEYLTSGSLSGKPLTPAQWSALVFILLTSEEELDVFDLKKYSASEDGLLRLLPVVKASKTSLLQGCDLSERSCEALASVLSSKSSSLKELDLSTNNLQDSGVKLLSAGLGSPHCTLETLRLQGCDLSERCCEALASVLRSNSSSLRELDLSTNDLQDSGVKLLSAGLGSSTLYTGNSQVSFTQWSNSNTTSSTSEDGYITQLIQRGA
- the LOC130401806 gene encoding NACHT, LRR and PYD domains-containing protein 12-like isoform X4: MDELCLCPGLQSTMDEEREEEGPTSKTTLSGEHGRRSKAKSPEQQQRADSPGPSCVSMKSDCSMGQPDNFKDGRPSREERRRQQRADSPGPSCVSMKSDRSMDHPPVFKDGRPSREERPHQKSSNVTRSVQKNQTELIKRAEENAHAFLDKELKKLWRVVFSDYPQCSEGQRVEEEEVDGKKEEQRRRAIEGVVDITKLCLMEMNQKGLADKLLSGSDAVDCQHKIKSNLKKKFKCVFEGMAKAGKRTDLNDFYTEIFITERGSGEVNKEHEVRLIETASRKPAKEETPIRCEDIFKPLPGQDQPIRTMMTTGVAGIGKTVLTHKFTLDWAEGKTNQDIHFTFLLTFRELNLLKGKEFSLVELLHHLFIETKEAGICRFHRFQVVFILDGLDECRLPLDFQRNPIWTDVTKSTSVDVLLTNLIRGDLLPFARIWITTRPAAANQIPAECVDMVTEVRGFTDQQKEEYFRQRFREEKLASTIISHVKKSRSLHIMCHIPVFCWITASVLEDIFKKSQIEEMPKTVTQMYSHFLRVLSIQGDRKYHGRAETDPDWSSESRDIIVSLGKLAFNQLESGNLIFYEADMAECDIDIRAASVYSGVFTQIFKEECGLYQDKVFCFVHLSIQEFLAALYVFWSFINTGVNLLSTSRKDKLLLYQSAVDKALQSENGHLDLFLRFLLGLSLETNQIVLRGLLGQKKRSLITQIKTGLLRMTGSRSQTNEGTVSYIKEKIEGDQSPERSINLFHCLNELNDCSLVKEIQEYLTSGSLSGKPLTPAQWSALVFILLTSEEELDVFDLKKYSASEDGLLRLLPVVKASKTSLLQGCDLSERSCEALASVLSSKSSSLKELDLSTNNLQDSGVKLLSAGLGSPHCTLETLRLQGCDLSERCCEALASVLRSNSSSLRELDLSTNDLQDSGVKLLSAGLGSSTLYTGNSQVSFTQWSNSNTTSSTSEDGYITQLIQRGA
- the LOC130401806 gene encoding NACHT, LRR and PYD domains-containing protein 12-like isoform X5; the encoded protein is MDELCLCPGLQSTMDEEREEEGPTSKTTLSGEHGRRSKAKRRRQQRADSPGPSCVSMKSDRSMDHPPVFKDGRPSREERPHQKSSNVTRSVQKNQTELIKRAEENAHAFLDKELKKLWRVVFSDYPQCSEGQRVEEEEVDGKKEEQRRRAIEGVVDITKLCLMEMNQKGLADKLLSGSDAVDCQHKIKSNLKKKFKCVFEGMAKAGKRTDLNDFYTEIFITERGSGEVNKEHEVRLIETASRKPAKEETPIRCEDIFKPLPGQDQPIRTMMTTGVAGIGKTVLTHKFTLDWAEGKTNQDIHFTFLLTFRELNLLKGKEFSLVELLHHLFIETKEAGICRFHRFQVVFILDGLDECRLPLDFQRNPIWTDVTKSTSVDVLLTNLIRGDLLPFARIWITTRPAAANQIPAECVDMVTEVRGFTDQQKEEYFRQRFREEKLASTIISHVKKSRSLHIMCHIPVFCWITASVLEDIFKKSQIEEMPKTVTQMYSHFLRVLSIQGDRKYHGRAETDPDWSSESRDIIVSLGKLAFNQLESGNLIFYEADMAECDIDIRAASVYSGVFTQIFKEECGLYQDKVFCFVHLSIQEFLAALYVFWSFINTGVNLLSTSRKDKLLLYQSAVDKALQSENGHLDLFLRFLLGLSLETNQIVLRGLLGQKKRSLITQIKTGLLRMTGSRSQTNEGTVSYIKEKIEGDQSPERSINLFHCLNELNDCSLVKEIQEYLTSGSLSGKPLTPAQWSALVFILLTSEEELDVFDLKKYSASEDGLLRLLPVVKASKTSLLQGCDLSERSCEALASVLSSKSSSLKELDLSTNNLQDSGVKLLSAGLGSPHCTLETLRLQGCDLSERCCEALASVLRSNSSSLRELDLSTNDLQDSGVKLLSAGLGSSTLYTGNSQVSFTQWSNSNTTSSTSEDGYITQLIQRGA
- the LOC130401806 gene encoding NACHT, LRR and PYD domains-containing protein 12-like isoform X6 — translated: MDELCLCPGLQSTMDEEREEEGPTSKTTLSGEHGRRSKAKRPHQKSSNVTRSVQKNQTELIKRAEENAHAFLDKELKKLWRVVFSDYPQCSEGQRVEEEEVDGKKEEQRRRAIEGVVDITKLCLMEMNQKGLADKLLSGSDAVDCQHKIKSNLKKKFKCVFEGMAKAGKRTDLNDFYTEIFITERGSGEVNKEHEVRLIETASRKPAKEETPIRCEDIFKPLPGQDQPIRTMMTTGVAGIGKTVLTHKFTLDWAEGKTNQDIHFTFLLTFRELNLLKGKEFSLVELLHHLFIETKEAGICRFHRFQVVFILDGLDECRLPLDFQRNPIWTDVTKSTSVDVLLTNLIRGDLLPFARIWITTRPAAANQIPAECVDMVTEVRGFTDQQKEEYFRQRFREEKLASTIISHVKKSRSLHIMCHIPVFCWITASVLEDIFKKSQIEEMPKTVTQMYSHFLRVLSIQGDRKYHGRAETDPDWSSESRDIIVSLGKLAFNQLESGNLIFYEADMAECDIDIRAASVYSGVFTQIFKEECGLYQDKVFCFVHLSIQEFLAALYVFWSFINTGVNLLSTSRKDKLLLYQSAVDKALQSENGHLDLFLRFLLGLSLETNQIVLRGLLGQKKRSLITQIKTGLLRMTGSRSQTNEGTVSYIKEKIEGDQSPERSINLFHCLNELNDCSLVKEIQEYLTSGSLSGKPLTPAQWSALVFILLTSEEELDVFDLKKYSASEDGLLRLLPVVKASKTSLLQGCDLSERSCEALASVLSSKSSSLKELDLSTNNLQDSGVKLLSAGLGSPHCTLETLRLQGCDLSERCCEALASVLRSNSSSLRELDLSTNDLQDSGVKLLSAGLGSSTLYTGNSQVSFTQWSNSNTTSSTSEDGYITQLIQRGA